A stretch of the Geovibrio thiophilus genome encodes the following:
- a CDS encoding NAD(P)H-dependent oxidoreductase has protein sequence MKTLVIYGHSSPEQSLSNAAIVAELAKLPDVKVRTLAEHRVNGHFNVEAEQQALVEADRIVFQFPFNWYSLPWILKQWVDEVITYGFAYGEGGDKLKDKSVILSFTTGVQAEGYVSPTTDELLLPVKQTLALTQIRLEPSESSNGMMYIPGFAGDKDEVQAKALAHAKRLAARLK, from the coding sequence ATGAAAACACTTGTAATTTACGGACATTCATCACCCGAACAGTCATTATCAAATGCGGCAATAGTAGCTGAGCTGGCAAAACTGCCGGATGTTAAAGTAAGAACACTCGCCGAACACAGAGTTAACGGTCATTTTAACGTGGAGGCAGAACAGCAGGCGCTTGTTGAGGCAGACAGGATAGTTTTCCAGTTTCCGTTTAACTGGTACAGCCTGCCGTGGATCCTCAAGCAGTGGGTTGACGAAGTGATCACATACGGATTTGCATACGGCGAAGGCGGCGATAAACTCAAGGATAAGTCTGTTATCCTCTCTTTCACCACAGGCGTTCAAGCTGAGGGATACGTCAGCCCTACTACTGATGAACTGCTGCTTCCGGTTAAACAGACACTCGCCCTCACTCAGATCAGGCTTGAGCCAAGTGAATCCTCCAATGGGATGATGTATATCCCCGGCTTTGCGGGTGATAAAGACGAAGTGCAGGCAAAAGCGCTCGCACACGCAAAAAGACTCGCCGCAAGGCTTAAATAA
- a CDS encoding HipA domain-containing protein, whose amino-acid sequence MKEDRFGLRLDDKTLKLSPFVFDNGDSGAVKRFLMNLLPEGKGLDELSAMMHISKGNVFGLIKAIGAETAGALSFHAAPDETEETAFREISQEELRERIRERRGTPITLWDGKVRLSVAGVQEKLPVLITPDGRFGFGEGKLASTHILKFCRYADEHIVLNEHLCMTLARRLNLPSAETEILRFDEPVLNVKRFDRILMEDRVERNHIIDGCQMLDMPPFYKYERVYGDGRDVQNFREGVSLAKLFRTAELCSVPAAAVRDMLNWVLFNLLIGNCDAHGKNISWRYSSDKISMAPFYDMLSITVYKGKYNESLAIGIGDTFSPEIYAYDLAEMCETCGIQPRFAARMMEKLAKSVKTEIGDLTAGMELSDEESDFACELISLLKRNAERYIEVAKELPEVK is encoded by the coding sequence ATGAAAGAGGACCGGTTCGGACTGAGGCTGGATGATAAAACGTTAAAGCTGTCTCCGTTCGTGTTTGACAACGGGGACTCGGGCGCAGTGAAACGCTTTCTGATGAATCTGCTGCCTGAAGGTAAGGGGCTTGATGAGCTTTCTGCGATGATGCACATTTCTAAAGGGAATGTGTTCGGTCTGATCAAGGCAATCGGAGCTGAAACGGCAGGAGCATTATCATTTCATGCAGCTCCGGATGAGACGGAAGAAACCGCTTTCAGGGAGATTTCGCAGGAAGAACTCAGAGAGAGGATAAGGGAACGCAGGGGCACTCCTATCACTCTGTGGGACGGCAAAGTCCGGCTGTCTGTGGCGGGCGTGCAGGAAAAGTTACCTGTGCTTATTACTCCTGACGGCAGATTCGGCTTCGGTGAAGGGAAGCTGGCATCTACCCATATACTTAAGTTCTGTAGGTATGCGGATGAGCATATTGTTTTGAACGAGCATCTTTGCATGACACTTGCCCGAAGGCTGAACTTGCCCTCTGCAGAGACTGAAATTCTGCGGTTTGATGAACCTGTGCTTAACGTGAAGCGTTTTGACCGTATTTTAATGGAAGACAGGGTTGAAAGAAATCACATCATCGACGGTTGCCAGATGCTTGATATGCCGCCGTTTTATAAGTATGAGCGAGTTTATGGCGATGGACGTGATGTACAGAATTTCAGAGAAGGAGTATCGCTAGCAAAGCTATTTCGGACTGCTGAATTATGCTCAGTTCCTGCCGCAGCCGTCAGAGATATGCTGAACTGGGTGCTGTTCAATCTTCTGATAGGTAATTGCGATGCTCATGGTAAAAACATTTCATGGCGTTATTCGTCGGATAAAATAAGCATGGCTCCGTTTTATGACATGCTTTCGATCACGGTATACAAGGGAAAATATAATGAAAGTCTGGCAATTGGCATCGGAGATACCTTTTCGCCGGAAATATATGCTTATGATTTGGCTGAGATGTGTGAAACTTGTGGTATTCAGCCCCGTTTTGCGGCACGGATGATGGAAAAGCTGGCAAAATCTGTAAAAACTGAGATCGGAGATCTGACTGCAGGGATGGAATTATCAGATGAAGAATCGGATTTCGCATGTGAGCTCATATCTTTATTGAAAAGGAATGCAGAAAGGTATATTGAGGTAGCAAAGGAGCTTCCTGAAGTTAAATAG
- a CDS encoding site-specific integrase: MAKIRAKNGVLFIDFYYNKERYRISLGLSDNTRNMHAANIKVKLLESVIEAEKLGLAKADLQAIFPESGQFAPKQEAPKKLLTFDEMYLAWLDNKVHLAKNTHRTWRSFHRKHISPVIGYKKVTEINQTDISMMIEIMKRDNKNSVINKKLVPLKTFFRELAEDEIITKNPMARVRSLRNDKPEINPFSKEELHALIDAFKDFYPFYVNFISFLAFSGCRPNEAVALQWKHIDWENRIIMIREGYVLGETTTLKTSSSRRDIDMNDLLFNLLQEQYKKRTENAEPFVFTNMLGKRMCWENFRQKYYKAMETAELPSRPAYQLRHTFASLALKAGEDPTWFPRPSATPASEQPWKNTTDT; encoded by the coding sequence ATGGCAAAAATCAGAGCAAAAAACGGCGTACTCTTTATCGACTTTTATTACAATAAAGAGCGATACAGAATATCTCTCGGACTCAGTGATAACACCCGCAACATGCACGCCGCCAATATAAAGGTTAAGCTGCTGGAATCTGTCATTGAAGCAGAGAAGCTCGGATTAGCAAAAGCAGATTTACAAGCAATTTTTCCGGAATCCGGGCAGTTTGCTCCCAAGCAGGAAGCACCTAAAAAACTGCTGACCTTTGATGAGATGTATCTTGCATGGCTTGATAACAAGGTTCATCTAGCCAAAAATACTCACAGAACATGGCGGTCATTCCATCGCAAGCATATCTCTCCGGTTATCGGTTATAAAAAGGTGACCGAAATAAACCAGACAGACATCAGCATGATGATAGAGATTATGAAGCGGGATAATAAGAATTCCGTAATCAATAAGAAGCTTGTACCGCTTAAAACCTTTTTCAGAGAACTCGCCGAGGATGAAATTATTACAAAGAATCCGATGGCAAGAGTACGATCGTTGAGAAATGATAAACCTGAAATCAATCCTTTCAGCAAGGAGGAATTGCATGCACTCATTGACGCCTTCAAGGATTTTTATCCGTTCTATGTAAATTTCATATCGTTTCTTGCATTCAGCGGCTGCCGTCCGAATGAAGCTGTAGCTCTGCAGTGGAAGCATATAGACTGGGAAAACAGAATAATCATGATCCGGGAAGGGTATGTTCTCGGAGAAACCACAACACTCAAAACTTCAAGCAGCAGAAGGGACATAGATATGAACGACCTTCTTTTCAATCTGCTTCAAGAACAATATAAAAAACGGACTGAGAATGCTGAGCCTTTCGTCTTCACCAATATGCTGGGCAAGCGTATGTGTTGGGAAAATTTCAGGCAGAAATACTATAAAGCAATGGAAACAGCCGAATTGCCCTCAAGACCGGCATACCAGCTTCGCCACACATTCGCTTCATTGGCATTGAAAGCAGGAGAGGATCCGACATGGTTTCCAAGACCCTCGGCCACTCCAGCCTCAGAACAACCTTGGAAAAATACAACAGATACATAG
- the smpB gene encoding SsrA-binding protein SmpB: protein MATLASNKKAYFDYEIIEKFEAGLVLQGTEVKSARGGNVNLKDSFVKIIGEEMHLINCHISEYKQGNIANHEPTRSRKLLLHKKEITRLIGKMNEKGLSVVPLSVYLNSRNLIKAEIALVKGKKSHDKRQVIKERDLQRELGRELKIR from the coding sequence ATGGCAACACTGGCAAGCAACAAAAAAGCATATTTTGACTATGAGATAATCGAAAAGTTTGAGGCAGGTCTTGTTCTTCAGGGCACTGAAGTTAAATCCGCAAGGGGCGGAAACGTGAACCTGAAGGACTCTTTCGTTAAAATCATCGGTGAAGAAATGCACCTTATCAACTGCCATATATCTGAATATAAGCAGGGAAACATCGCTAACCACGAACCCACCCGCTCCCGCAAACTGCTTCTGCATAAGAAGGAAATCACACGGCTCATCGGTAAAATGAATGAAAAGGGGCTTTCTGTGGTTCCCTTGAGTGTTTATCTAAACTCCCGCAATCTGATCAAAGCTGAGATAGCTCTTGTGAAAGGTAAAAAGAGCCACGACAAGCGTCAGGTTATCAAAGAACGTGACCTGCAAAGAGAACTGGGCAGAGAACTCAAGATCAGATAA
- a CDS encoding type II toxin-antitoxin system Y4mF family antitoxin has protein sequence MRIISSEDFGKIIRERRKELGLTQTQLAQLSGVGLRFISELERGKENVRLGYAIKIASNLGIDITAESRG, from the coding sequence ATGCGTATAATCAGCAGTGAAGACTTTGGAAAAATAATACGGGAGAGACGTAAGGAGCTGGGGCTGACGCAAACTCAGCTTGCCCAGCTCAGCGGTGTCGGACTGCGCTTTATTTCCGAGCTTGAGAGGGGCAAAGAGAATGTCCGTCTGGGATATGCAATCAAAATTGCCTCCAATCTCGGAATAGATATTACCGCAGAAAGCAGAGGCTGA
- a CDS encoding FmdB family zinc ribbon protein, which produces MPIYEYRCRSCGKVTEMMESITSVEKVKECPACKGEAERIMSVSGFQLKGGGWHDQGYSKAPSCASADSSSPKCASCPAAAGS; this is translated from the coding sequence ATGCCTATTTACGAGTACAGATGCAGGTCATGCGGAAAAGTTACAGAGATGATGGAAAGCATCACAAGCGTTGAGAAAGTAAAGGAATGCCCTGCCTGTAAGGGTGAGGCGGAAAGGATTATGTCTGTGAGCGGTTTTCAGCTTAAAGGCGGAGGATGGCACGATCAGGGCTACTCAAAGGCTCCATCATGCGCGTCTGCGGATTCATCATCCCCGAAATGCGCTTCATGCCCCGCTGCCGCGGGCAGCTAA
- a CDS encoding EAL domain-containing protein, which translates to MTAYKYSASLLSLFASLSTAMVFSAVVMYFVNANAKNDYEERAALLEKRFVESSQAEVKSEVQRMLKRMDAVRESSVEMRKSAVALRVASAAEYVNLSLERRGSYKSADFGKTISAFKGADDSGRFFIVAEDGKIIYHEEDESFIGRNILELLKGSPELSDVLKELRDSGFGFGSYELQDNLVKSGKRRIGYVQRLKGVPLFIGSSFTVESAEEEAKKRVAASIRRERYGKDGVGYFWVNTNDFQAVVHPITPELEGKNLKNMRSRDGQYIFQEIDKILKNGGGYAEYFWPRPDTVVPERKVTYVTEYKPWGWVIGTGFYFSDLEKQLEEERRLIEKLVQNDLAEVKKVIVYLFLAVLAVGVFIYRMIRRLEIRQEGHRNLLEQYKSILDKSSVVTITDEFGVMTYVNDKFCEISGYSRDELLGNRHNIIKHPTTPIETFKDLWGTITKGRVWKGVLRNRRKDGESFYISATIAPILNRFGEVIEYIACANDITELVENRNRIEELFNSDSLTGLGSRVKLINDAEPIEYPVLAILDIRGFKQINEFFGNHFADRILMETAREFVAFPALSGYLVYRLHSDKFGILADNADILVFKENIAAAMRRVGAILQERHGEDKRIYFTAGIAADKDNLLAYADMALNGAKKLKQDILVYSQADNRIIADFEENLEIIRKVSDALKNDRVTAYYQPIIDLKTGDSEKYECLMRIIDENGDVISPAKFLDISKKTNMYPRLTARVIEKSVAAFKNLPYHFSINLSVEDIFDRDTMDYLFTVAKNNGVLGRLVIEIVESQELVNIDETNRIFEKFKSGGAKISIDDFGAGFSNFDYLMNIRADYLKIDASIVKRVEDDEASREIIASIVSLAKHSGMRTVAEFISNENIAREISLLGVDYGQGYFYGKPEEKPVFISQAIVI; encoded by the coding sequence ATGACCGCTTATAAGTACAGCGCCTCGCTTCTCAGTTTGTTTGCTTCTCTTTCCACGGCAATGGTTTTTTCCGCTGTGGTCATGTATTTTGTGAATGCTAACGCAAAGAATGACTATGAGGAGCGTGCGGCTCTTCTTGAGAAAAGATTTGTGGAGAGCAGTCAGGCAGAGGTGAAAAGCGAAGTTCAGCGGATGCTGAAGCGTATGGATGCTGTGAGGGAAAGCAGCGTTGAGATGAGAAAATCCGCCGTTGCGCTTAGAGTGGCTTCCGCTGCTGAATATGTGAACCTCAGTCTGGAAAGGAGAGGATCTTACAAATCCGCTGATTTCGGTAAGACGATTTCCGCCTTTAAGGGTGCGGATGATTCCGGACGTTTCTTTATAGTGGCGGAAGACGGGAAAATAATTTACCACGAAGAGGATGAGAGCTTTATAGGTAGAAATATCCTTGAACTGCTTAAAGGGAGTCCTGAGCTTTCTGATGTTCTTAAAGAACTGCGGGACAGCGGCTTCGGTTTCGGTTCATATGAACTTCAGGATAATCTCGTAAAAAGCGGAAAAAGAAGAATAGGCTATGTGCAGAGGCTAAAGGGTGTTCCTTTGTTTATCGGCAGCTCATTCACGGTGGAGAGCGCGGAAGAGGAAGCGAAAAAAAGAGTGGCGGCTTCCATACGCCGTGAGCGTTACGGAAAGGACGGAGTCGGCTATTTCTGGGTGAACACAAACGATTTTCAGGCGGTTGTGCATCCGATAACCCCGGAGCTTGAGGGCAAAAATCTGAAAAACATGCGTTCCCGTGACGGGCAGTATATTTTTCAGGAGATAGATAAAATACTGAAAAACGGCGGCGGTTACGCCGAATATTTCTGGCCCCGTCCGGATACTGTTGTTCCCGAACGGAAAGTCACATACGTTACAGAGTACAAGCCTTGGGGCTGGGTGATAGGGACAGGCTTCTACTTCAGCGACCTTGAGAAACAACTGGAGGAGGAGCGCAGGCTTATTGAGAAGCTTGTTCAGAATGATCTGGCGGAAGTTAAAAAGGTTATAGTCTATCTTTTCCTTGCGGTGTTAGCCGTAGGCGTATTCATATACAGGATGATACGCAGGCTTGAGATAAGGCAGGAGGGGCACAGAAACCTCCTTGAGCAATATAAATCAATTCTTGATAAAAGCTCGGTGGTCACAATAACCGATGAGTTCGGCGTGATGACCTATGTGAACGACAAATTCTGCGAAATAAGCGGCTACAGCCGGGACGAGCTTCTGGGCAACAGACACAACATCATTAAACACCCCACAACTCCCATCGAGACCTTCAAGGATCTCTGGGGAACCATTACAAAGGGGAGAGTATGGAAAGGTGTACTGAGAAACAGAAGAAAGGACGGCGAAAGCTTTTACATAAGCGCCACAATAGCCCCTATACTGAACAGATTCGGAGAAGTGATAGAGTATATCGCCTGCGCGAACGACATTACGGAGCTTGTGGAAAACCGCAACCGCATTGAGGAGCTGTTCAACAGCGACAGTCTCACGGGATTGGGCAGCAGGGTGAAGCTGATTAATGATGCCGAGCCGATAGAGTACCCCGTGCTTGCCATACTTGACATACGGGGTTTTAAGCAGATAAACGAGTTCTTCGGCAACCACTTTGCCGACCGCATACTTATGGAAACAGCCAGAGAATTTGTGGCGTTCCCCGCTCTCTCCGGCTACTTGGTCTACAGGCTGCACTCGGATAAGTTCGGGATCCTTGCGGACAATGCGGATATTCTTGTCTTCAAAGAAAATATAGCCGCAGCCATGCGCAGAGTAGGGGCTATTCTTCAGGAAAGGCATGGTGAGGACAAACGCATCTATTTCACTGCGGGTATCGCCGCCGATAAGGATAATCTTCTCGCTTACGCTGATATGGCGCTCAACGGGGCCAAAAAGCTCAAACAGGATATTCTGGTTTATTCTCAGGCAGACAACAGAATCATTGCCGACTTTGAGGAGAATCTTGAAATAATCAGAAAAGTCTCCGATGCCCTGAAAAATGACAGGGTAACGGCGTACTACCAGCCGATCATAGATCTGAAAACGGGCGACAGCGAAAAATACGAATGCCTGATGAGGATAATAGACGAGAACGGAGATGTGATAAGCCCCGCCAAGTTCCTTGATATATCAAAGAAAACCAATATGTACCCAAGGCTTACGGCACGGGTTATTGAGAAGTCGGTGGCGGCGTTTAAGAATCTGCCTTACCACTTTTCCATCAATCTTTCCGTGGAGGATATTTTCGACCGTGACACTATGGACTATCTTTTCACTGTAGCTAAAAACAATGGTGTTCTCGGACGTCTTGTCATTGAGATAGTGGAGTCTCAGGAGCTTGTAAATATTGATGAGACAAACAGAATATTTGAGAAATTCAAGTCCGGAGGGGCTAAGATCTCCATAGATGACTTCGGCGCAGGCTTCTCCAACTTTGATTATCTTATGAACATCAGGGCGGATTATCTGAAAATAGACGCATCCATAGTGAAGAGGGTGGAGGATGATGAGGCTTCAAGAGAGATTATCGCCTCCATAGTTTCTCTCGCTAAACACTCCGGCATGAGAACCGTCGCCGAGTTTATTTCCAACGAAAACATAGCCCGGGAGATAAGTCTTCTCGGTGTGGATTACGGACAGGGGTATTTTTACGGAAAGCCGGAGGAGAAACCTGTCTTTATCTCTCAAGCAATTGTAATATAA
- a CDS encoding bacteriohemerythrin, which yields MIKKGNGFITGIEFMDQQHDFFVTAMNRLLEAMKNGEGKEEIRKTMRFVELHILKYFPREEEFMRENSYHDIEFHIIQHKKFRADFDEIKDIYFSKGYSVSLPLTLQRKMQDWLANHISKTDSILGDYVNSVKKTGGGTAG from the coding sequence ATGATTAAAAAGGGGAACGGGTTTATCACGGGAATAGAGTTCATGGATCAGCAGCACGATTTTTTTGTGACCGCCATGAACCGTCTGCTTGAAGCCATGAAAAACGGCGAGGGCAAGGAAGAAATCCGTAAGACCATGCGGTTTGTTGAGCTTCACATACTCAAATATTTTCCGAGGGAAGAGGAATTCATGCGTGAAAACAGCTATCACGACATAGAGTTCCACATAATCCAGCACAAAAAATTCAGAGCCGACTTTGATGAGATAAAGGACATCTATTTCTCAAAGGGCTATTCTGTTTCGCTTCCGCTGACTCTCCAGAGAAAAATGCAGGACTGGCTTGCGAATCACATCAGCAAGACAGACAGCATTCTGGGTGACTACGTTAACTCAGTTAAAAAAACCGGAGGCGGAACCGCAGGCTGA
- a CDS encoding HipA domain-containing protein — MKYLNVSIPTKSGLKPVGRLYEDYSFEYTGSIRISCSMPIDSEADKEIVYNFFTGLLPEEEQLKAVAQFYRLSVRDSFGLLSKLGGDCAGALYFSEDNNFISKGSYRKLTLSELGKIIDELPRKPFASDIKTRMSLAGAQPKLPVMYDGNDFYLPEETAASTHIIKPVYNQKLEGLEENEHICLTLAKSVGLNTIDSEIITIGDYKALLVKRYDRKPDEDLIIRLHQEDFTQCLGISRDSKYYGEYKQIADIIRRYCKSPVLDILSLIRWTLFNYLIGNADAHLKNISLLYDDIESGNKVSLAPFYDIVCTDIYGFDVEMAISIGEQVNPGHLTIEDWRKYADDLGVNIRLIQTTFKDITEKIDFELIADSNIKSQIQGKYNERKMWLLETLKQ; from the coding sequence ATGAAGTATCTGAATGTAAGCATTCCTACCAAAAGCGGACTGAAGCCTGTCGGCAGGCTTTATGAGGACTATTCCTTCGAATATACAGGTAGTATTCGGATTTCATGTTCGATGCCCATCGACAGCGAAGCTGATAAAGAGATTGTTTATAACTTTTTCACCGGACTGCTGCCGGAAGAGGAACAACTAAAGGCGGTTGCACAATTTTATCGCCTCAGCGTAAGAGATTCCTTCGGCCTGCTTAGTAAGCTCGGCGGAGACTGCGCTGGAGCATTATACTTTTCCGAAGACAATAATTTTATTTCCAAAGGCTCTTACAGAAAGCTAACTTTGAGCGAACTGGGTAAAATCATCGATGAGCTGCCCAGAAAGCCTTTTGCTTCCGATATAAAAACAAGAATGTCCTTAGCCGGTGCACAGCCGAAGCTCCCAGTCATGTATGACGGAAATGATTTCTATCTGCCGGAAGAAACAGCCGCCAGCACTCACATCATAAAGCCTGTGTACAACCAAAAGCTTGAAGGCTTGGAAGAGAATGAGCATATATGCCTTACACTTGCTAAGTCAGTCGGACTGAACACCATAGATTCTGAAATCATAACTATCGGAGACTACAAGGCGCTTCTGGTTAAGAGATATGACAGAAAACCTGATGAAGATCTGATAATACGTCTGCATCAGGAGGATTTCACCCAATGCTTAGGCATATCCAGAGACAGCAAATATTACGGCGAATACAAACAGATTGCTGACATCATCAGAAGATACTGCAAATCACCTGTTCTGGATATTCTTTCATTAATAAGATGGACACTTTTTAACTATCTGATAGGCAATGCGGACGCCCACCTCAAGAATATCTCTCTGCTTTATGATGATATTGAATCGGGCAACAAGGTAAGCCTCGCACCGTTTTACGACATAGTTTGCACGGATATTTACGGATTTGATGTTGAAATGGCAATTTCAATAGGCGAGCAGGTAAATCCCGGGCACCTCACCATTGAGGACTGGAGAAAATACGCAGATGATTTGGGAGTAAATATTCGACTTATACAGACAACCTTTAAGGACATTACAGAAAAAATTGATTTCGAATTAATAGCAGACAGCAATATAAAGAGCCAAATTCAGGGAAAATATAATGAAAGAAAAATGTGGCTCTTGGAAACATTAAAACAATGA
- the uvrB gene encoding excinuclease ABC subunit UvrB, producing MSFKLNSDYLPAGDQPAAIDQLTENFRDGADAQVLLGVTGSGKTYTMANVIQRLNVPTLIIAHNKTLAAQLYGEFKKFFPENAVEYFVSYYDYYQPEAYVPSSDTYIEKDSSINEEIDKLRHSATRSLLERRDVVIVASVSCIYGLGSPEAYSGMLVVLETGEPADMEEVLEKLVEIQYERNDYDFHRGTYRLKGDTLEVFPAHEDSVAYRIEFFGDEVDRLSEFDPITGKTIKERLKLAVYPATHYVTQKVTREDAVKNIRNELLERCRFLEENNRLLEAQRLTQRTMYDIEMIMETGYCNGIENYSRFFEGRTTGEAPPTLLSYLPKDALVIIDESHMTVPQVRGMYNGDRSRKTTLVEFGFRLPAALDNRPLKFEEFRSAVNRVMYVSATPADYELNDSKGIIAEQIIRPTGLIDPLIEIRSAKTQVDDLLAEIQKITAQGERVLVTTLTKRMAEELTKYYQEVGVRVEYLHSEIDTLERIKIIRNLRLGKFDVLVGINLLREGLDIPEVSLVAVLDADREGFLRSERSLIQTIGRAARNVNGRAIFYADRITPSMQSAMDETERRRRKQLAYNAEHGITPETIKNEISDIMESIYEKDYVTVDLPDEDGIRLTGNKEKDIAQLKKKMQEYAEALEFEKAARLRDMLFEYSVKK from the coding sequence ATGAGTTTTAAGCTTAATTCGGATTATCTTCCGGCGGGGGATCAACCCGCCGCCATAGACCAGCTCACGGAGAATTTCCGTGACGGCGCAGATGCTCAGGTGCTTCTGGGCGTTACAGGTTCCGGCAAAACGTACACAATGGCGAACGTTATCCAGCGTCTGAATGTTCCCACGCTGATAATAGCGCATAATAAGACCCTTGCCGCACAGCTTTACGGAGAGTTTAAGAAGTTTTTTCCGGAAAACGCCGTGGAATATTTCGTCAGCTACTACGATTATTACCAGCCGGAAGCCTACGTTCCCTCCAGCGATACTTACATCGAGAAGGATTCCTCAATCAATGAGGAGATAGACAAGCTCCGTCACTCCGCCACAAGAAGCCTTCTTGAAAGGCGTGATGTAGTAATCGTCGCCAGTGTTTCCTGCATATACGGTCTCGGTTCGCCGGAAGCGTACAGCGGTATGCTTGTTGTCCTTGAGACAGGCGAACCAGCAGACATGGAAGAGGTGCTGGAGAAGCTGGTTGAGATTCAGTACGAACGCAATGACTATGATTTTCACAGGGGAACCTATCGTCTTAAAGGCGATACTCTGGAGGTTTTTCCCGCCCATGAGGATTCTGTCGCCTACCGCATAGAGTTTTTCGGGGATGAGGTGGACAGGCTGTCCGAGTTTGACCCAATAACAGGTAAGACAATAAAGGAGCGCCTGAAGCTTGCCGTATATCCCGCCACTCACTACGTAACCCAGAAAGTAACAAGGGAAGACGCTGTTAAGAATATAAGAAACGAACTTCTGGAGCGCTGCCGCTTTCTTGAGGAGAACAACCGCCTTCTTGAGGCGCAGAGGCTCACTCAGCGCACCATGTACGATATAGAAATGATAATGGAGACGGGCTACTGCAACGGCATTGAAAACTACTCCCGCTTTTTTGAAGGTAGGACGACGGGGGAAGCGCCGCCGACACTGCTCAGCTATCTGCCGAAGGACGCTCTTGTCATAATAGACGAGTCCCACATGACCGTTCCGCAGGTACGGGGAATGTACAACGGCGACCGCTCCCGCAAGACGACCCTTGTGGAGTTCGGTTTCCGCCTTCCTGCTGCGCTGGACAACAGACCGCTTAAGTTCGAGGAGTTCCGCAGCGCCGTTAACCGTGTGATGTACGTGAGCGCCACACCGGCGGACTATGAGCTTAATGACTCAAAAGGGATTATAGCCGAACAGATTATCCGTCCCACAGGGCTTATCGATCCGCTCATAGAGATCCGCTCAGCTAAAACTCAGGTGGATGATCTTCTTGCGGAGATTCAGAAGATAACCGCACAGGGCGAGCGTGTGCTTGTCACTACTCTTACCAAGCGCATGGCGGAAGAGCTCACGAAGTATTATCAGGAGGTGGGCGTCCGTGTGGAATACCTTCACTCAGAAATAGACACGCTGGAGCGCATTAAGATAATCAGGAACCTCCGTCTGGGCAAATTTGACGTACTGGTGGGAATAAACCTGCTGAGGGAAGGGCTGGATATTCCCGAGGTAAGCCTTGTAGCCGTTCTGGATGCGGACAGGGAAGGCTTTCTCCGCTCAGAGAGGTCACTGATACAGACCATAGGGCGCGCCGCAAGGAACGTGAACGGGCGGGCGATCTTCTATGCCGACAGGATAACTCCGAGCATGCAGTCCGCCATGGACGAGACGGAGCGCAGACGCCGGAAGCAGCTTGCCTACAATGCGGAGCACGGGATAACCCCTGAAACCATAAAGAACGAAATCTCCGATATAATGGAAAGCATCTACGAAAAAGACTATGTAACAGTTGATCTGCCGGATGAGGATGGTATAAGATTAACGGGCAATAAAGAAAAAGACATAGCACAGCTTAAGAAAAAAATGCAGGAATACGCAGAGGCATTGGAGTTTGAAAAAGCGGCAAGGCTCCGTGACATGCTCTTTGAGTACAGCGTGAAAAAATGA
- a CDS encoding MarR family winged helix-turn-helix transcriptional regulator, protein MEGHTPKKCLYAASMGFARQISKLAEECFSETGMNPSQAFLLMLAADEPGINPTKAAELLALAPSTITRFADGLERKGYITRSRCGKSAEIYATEKGREMTAKITEAAQKLYEMYSEKLGRSEADNLAQLISDAAEKMR, encoded by the coding sequence ATGGAAGGTCACACTCCTAAAAAATGTCTTTACGCGGCGAGCATGGGGTTCGCCAGACAGATTTCCAAGCTCGCGGAAGAATGCTTCTCGGAAACAGGGATGAACCCTTCACAGGCGTTTCTGCTTATGCTGGCGGCGGATGAACCGGGGATAAACCCCACCAAAGCGGCGGAGCTTCTTGCCCTTGCTCCTTCCACAATAACCCGTTTCGCAGACGGATTGGAGAGAAAAGGATATATAACCCGCAGCAGATGCGGCAAAAGCGCAGAAATATACGCCACAGAAAAAGGCAGAGAAATGACAGCAAAAATAACCGAAGCGGCACAGAAGCTTTATGAGATGTATTCCGAAAAGCTCGGCAGAAGCGAGGCGGACAACCTTGCACAGCTTATAAGCGACGCTGCGGAAAAAATGAGATAA